One part of the Phragmites australis chromosome 3, lpPhrAust1.1, whole genome shotgun sequence genome encodes these proteins:
- the LOC133911918 gene encoding sugar transport protein MST4-like: protein MPAGGFSVSAPSGVEFEAKITPIVVISCIMAATGGLMFGYDVGISGGVTANDDFLGKFFPAVLRKKREDKESNYCKYDNQGLQLFTSSLYLAGLIATFFASYTTRRLGRRLTMLVAGVFFIVGVIFNGAAQDLAMLIIGRILLGCGVGFANQAVPLFLSEIAPTRIRGGLNILFQLNVTIGILFANLVNYGTSKIHPWGWRLSLSLAGIPALLLTLGALFVVDTPNSLVERGRLDEGKAVLKKIRGTDNVEPEFNEIVEASRIAHEVKHPFRNLLRRHNRPQLVIAVLLQIFQQFTGINAIMFYAPVLFNTLGFKNDASLYSAVITGAVNVLSTLVSVYSVDRVGRRMLLLEAGVQMFLSQVAIAVVLGIKVTDHSDDLGHGWAIMVVVMVCTFVSSFAWSWGPLGWLIPSETFPLETRSAGQSVTVCVNLLFTFVIAQAFLSMLCHLKFAIFAFFSAWVVVMSLFVLFFLPETKNVPIEEMTERVWKQHWFWKRFMDDDNHHIVNGKITANNGAV from the exons ATGCCGGCGGGAGGGTTCTCGGTGTCGGCGCCGTCCGGCGTGGAGTTCGAGGCCAAGATCACGCCGATCGTGGTCATCTCCTGCATCATGGCGGCCACCGGCGGGCTCATGTTCGGGTACGACGTCGGAATCTCAG GCGGTGTGACGGCGAACGACGATTTCCTGGGCAAGTTCTTCCCCGCGGTGCTGCGGAAGAAGCGCGAGGACAAGGAGAGCAACTACTGCAAGTACGACAACCAGGGCCTGCAGCTCTTCACGTCGTCGCTCTACCTCGCCGGCCTCATCGCCACCTTCTTCGCCTCCTACACCAcccgccgcctcggccgccgacTCACCATGCTCGTCGCCGGCGTCTTCTTCATCGTCGGGGTCATCTTCAACGGCGCCGCCCAGGACCTCGCCATGCTCATCATCGGCAGGATCCTGCTCGGCTGCGGCGTCGGCTTTGCCAACCAG GCCGTTCCTCTGTTCCTGTCTGAGATCGCGCCGACGAGGATCCGTGGCGGGCTCAACATCCTGTTCCAGCTCAACGTCACCATCGGCATCCTCTTCGCCAACCTCGTCAACTACGGCACCTCCAA GATCCACCCGTGGGGCTGGAGGCTGTCGCTGTCGCTCGCCGGCATCCCGGCCTTGCTGCTCACCCTGGGCGCGCTCTTCGTGGTGGACACGCCCAACAGCCTCGTCGAGCGCGGCCGCCTGGACGAAGGCAAGGCCGTGCTCAAGAAGATCCGCGGCACCGACAACGTGGAGCCCGAGTTCAACGAGATCGTGGAGGCCAGCCGCATCGCGCACGAAGTCAAGCACCCCTTCCGCaacctcctccgccgccacaACCGCCCACAGCTCGTcatcgccgtcctcctccaG ATCTTCCAGCAATTCACGGGGATCAACGCGATCATGTTCTACGCACCGGTGCTTTTCAACACGCTGGGGTTCAAGAACGACGCGTCGCTCTACTCGGCGGTGATCACGGGGGCCGTGAACGTGCTGTCAACGCTGGTGTCCGTGTACTCCGTGGACCGTGTGGGCCGGCGGATGCTGCTGCTGGAGGCTGGCGTGCAGATGTTCCTGTCGCAGGTGGCCATCGCCGTGGTGCTGGGTATCAAGGTCACCGACCACTCCGACGACCTCGGCCACGGCTGGGCCATCATGGTCGTCGTCATGGTCTGCACCTTCGTCTCCTCCTTCGCCTGGTCCTGGGGACCCCTCGGCTGGCTCATCCCCAGCGAGACCTTCCCACTCGAGACGCGGTCCGCGGGGCAGAGCGTCACCGTCTGCGTGAACCTGCTCTTCACCTTCGTCATCGCGCAGGCGTTCCTCTCCATGCTCTGCCACCTCAAGTTCGCCATCTTCGCCTTCTTCTCCGCCTGGGTCGTCGTCATGTCGCTCTTCgtgctcttcttcctgccgGAGACCAAGAACGTGCCCATAGAGGAGATGACCGAGAGGGTGTGGAAGCAGCACTGGTTCTGGAAGCGCTTCATGGACGACGACAACCACCACATCGTCaacggcaagatcaccgccaaCAATGGCGCCGTTTAA